A genomic window from Acidimicrobiales bacterium includes:
- a CDS encoding bifunctional (p)ppGpp synthetase/guanosine-3',5'-bis(diphosphate) 3'-pyrophosphohydrolase — MRMVGVDRALLPWHRQASAPTPAVTPVIKAFRARHPKAPTSLIVQAYRVAERAHVDQVRNSGEPYINHPLAVATVVAELGLDDVTIAAALLHDAVEDTGLSLDSVSEDFGPVVAAIVDGVTKLDRLRFDSREAQQAATMRKMLVAMAKDWRVLIIKLGDRLHNMRTIAGMPAWKQRRTAQETLDIYAPLAHRLGIQEIRWQLEDLAFATLHPKRYAEIEQMVATRSPERDIYLAQVLESVRERLHEVAIKTEVTGRPKHLWSIYEKMVVKGKEFDDIYDLVGIRVLVESEKDCWAALGAIHAIWSPVPGRFKDYINTPKFNLYQSLHTTVVGAMGKPLEVQIRTKEMHNRAEFGIAAHWGYKEHSTPAEIVWLQRIVDWQRDTPDPTEFLETLKLDLDQDEVYVFTPKGKVLALPTAATPIDFAYAIHTEVGHRCIGARVNGRLIPLDSALHSGDTVEIFTSKVPTAGPSRDWLKLVVTPRARNKIRQWFSRERREDAIETGKDDLVKALRREGLPVQKLAASASISTLAESMNYADLDALHAAIGEGHVSAISVAQRLSRQLRGGGHDEQLPTTARPPRRPSRRQSTGVYVEGLDDVMIRLSRCCTPVPGDEILGFITRGRGVSVHRGDCANAMSLSSQTGERLIEVEWDRDATGVFVASIEVKALDRARLLADVAKVLAEHHINILASSSHTAADRVSRMRFEFELADPSHLDSVIGTIKRLDSVYDAYRILPGKGA; from the coding sequence ATGCGCATGGTGGGCGTCGACCGGGCCCTGTTGCCCTGGCATCGACAGGCGTCCGCGCCCACCCCGGCCGTCACGCCGGTGATCAAGGCCTTCCGGGCCCGACATCCCAAGGCTCCGACCTCGCTCATCGTCCAGGCCTACCGGGTCGCCGAGCGGGCCCACGTGGACCAGGTCCGCAACTCTGGCGAGCCCTACATCAACCACCCGCTCGCCGTGGCCACCGTCGTCGCCGAGCTGGGCCTCGACGACGTCACGATCGCGGCAGCCCTCCTCCATGATGCCGTGGAGGACACCGGGTTGTCGCTGGACTCGGTGTCGGAGGACTTCGGGCCCGTGGTGGCGGCCATCGTCGACGGTGTCACCAAGCTCGACCGCCTGCGGTTCGACTCGAGGGAGGCGCAGCAGGCCGCCACCATGCGCAAGATGCTGGTGGCGATGGCCAAGGACTGGCGGGTCCTGATCATCAAGCTGGGCGACCGCCTCCACAACATGCGGACCATCGCCGGCATGCCGGCGTGGAAGCAGCGCCGTACCGCCCAGGAGACGCTCGACATCTACGCGCCGCTGGCGCACCGTCTCGGCATCCAGGAGATCCGGTGGCAGCTGGAGGACCTGGCTTTCGCCACCCTCCACCCCAAGCGCTACGCCGAGATCGAGCAGATGGTCGCCACGCGCTCGCCGGAGCGCGACATCTATCTGGCCCAGGTGCTGGAGTCGGTCAGGGAGCGCCTGCACGAGGTGGCCATCAAGACCGAGGTCACGGGTCGACCCAAGCATCTCTGGAGCATCTACGAGAAGATGGTCGTCAAGGGCAAGGAGTTCGACGACATCTACGACCTGGTGGGCATCCGGGTCCTCGTGGAGTCCGAGAAAGACTGCTGGGCCGCACTGGGTGCCATCCACGCCATCTGGAGCCCGGTGCCGGGGCGCTTCAAGGACTACATCAACACGCCGAAGTTCAACCTCTACCAGTCGCTGCACACCACGGTCGTGGGAGCGATGGGCAAGCCCCTCGAGGTCCAGATCCGCACCAAGGAGATGCACAACCGGGCCGAGTTCGGCATCGCCGCCCACTGGGGCTACAAGGAGCACTCGACACCCGCCGAGATCGTCTGGCTCCAGCGCATCGTCGATTGGCAGCGGGACACCCCCGATCCCACCGAGTTCCTCGAGACTCTCAAGCTCGACCTGGACCAGGACGAGGTCTACGTCTTCACTCCCAAGGGCAAGGTCCTCGCCCTGCCCACTGCGGCCACCCCCATCGACTTCGCCTACGCCATCCACACCGAGGTCGGGCACCGCTGCATCGGGGCCCGGGTCAACGGGCGGCTGATCCCGCTGGACTCCGCCCTCCACTCGGGCGACACGGTCGAGATCTTCACGTCCAAGGTGCCCACCGCGGGCCCGTCCCGCGACTGGCTCAAGCTCGTCGTGACGCCCCGCGCCCGCAACAAGATCCGCCAGTGGTTCAGTCGTGAGCGCCGCGAGGACGCCATCGAGACGGGCAAGGACGACCTGGTCAAGGCGCTCCGGCGCGAGGGCCTTCCGGTGCAGAAGCTCGCCGCCTCGGCCTCCATCAGCACGCTGGCCGAGTCCATGAACTACGCCGACCTGGACGCGCTGCACGCCGCCATCGGCGAAGGGCACGTGTCGGCGATCTCGGTCGCCCAGCGCCTGTCCCGCCAGCTGCGGGGCGGGGGCCACGACGAGCAGCTGCCGACGACGGCGCGGCCGCCGCGGCGTCCGAGCCGCCGGCAGTCGACCGGCGTGTACGTCGAGGGGCTGGACGACGTGATGATCCGCCTGTCGCGATGCTGCACGCCGGTCCCGGGCGACGAGATCCTGGGCTTCATCACCCGGGGCCGGGGGGTCTCGGTGCATCGTGGCGACTGCGCCAACGCCATGTCCCTGTCGTCACAGACCGGCGAACGGCTGATCGAGGTGGAGTGGGATCGTGACGCGACGGGCGTGTTCGTGGCGTCGATCGAGGTCAAGGCGCTGGACCGGGCCCGTCTGCTGGCCGATGTGGCCAAGGTCCTGGCCGAGCACCACATCAACATCCTGGCCAGCTCCAGCCACACCGCAGCTGACCGTGTCAGCCGGATGCGCTTCGAGTTCGAGCTGGCCGACCCGAGCCACCTCGACTCGGTCATCGGGACCATCAAGCGCCTCGACAGCGTCTACGACGCCTACCGAATACTCCCGGGCAAGGGTGCCTGA
- the queA gene encoding tRNA preQ1(34) S-adenosylmethionine ribosyltransferase-isomerase QueA yields the protein MGLDRFDYQLPAEAVAQRPSRRRSDARMLMALDEAEPPSHGRVADLPAVLEPGDLLVVNDSRVIPARLRLRKATGGAVEVFLLEPAAGGAGCWEALVRPGRRVAPGTTLFAGDAAAAEVRGPAVGARDERDGGGRDPQDGRRIVRLLDPALPESQGQVPLPPYIREPLDDPDRYQTVFARRPGSVAAPTAGLHFDAELVERCRAHGADLATVELAVGADTFRPITAARPEDHAMHSERYSVPTSTLEACDRARRVVAVGTTTVRALESAAATGELCGRTSLFIHGRFPFRVVDVLLTNFHLPRSSLLLLVDAFCGERWRTLYDVALAEGYRFLSFGDAMLVSRSGAGR from the coding sequence GTGGGCCTGGACCGCTTCGACTATCAACTGCCCGCCGAGGCCGTCGCCCAGCGGCCCTCCCGGCGGCGGTCGGATGCCAGGATGCTGATGGCGCTGGACGAGGCCGAGCCGCCGAGTCATGGCAGGGTGGCCGACCTGCCGGCTGTGCTGGAGCCTGGAGATCTCCTCGTGGTGAACGACAGCCGGGTGATCCCTGCCCGGCTGAGGCTGCGCAAGGCCACCGGAGGAGCTGTCGAGGTGTTCCTCCTGGAGCCGGCCGCCGGCGGGGCCGGCTGTTGGGAGGCGCTGGTCCGACCGGGCCGACGCGTCGCGCCGGGGACGACCCTGTTCGCCGGCGACGCAGCTGCCGCCGAGGTCCGGGGGCCGGCGGTCGGCGCCCGAGATGAGCGGGACGGGGGCGGGCGGGACCCCCAGGACGGGCGCCGGATCGTGCGCCTCCTCGATCCCGCCCTGCCCGAGTCCCAGGGCCAGGTCCCGCTGCCGCCCTACATCCGCGAGCCTCTCGACGACCCCGACCGCTACCAGACGGTGTTCGCCCGGAGGCCGGGATCGGTGGCGGCACCCACGGCCGGCCTCCACTTCGACGCCGAGCTGGTCGAGCGCTGTCGCGCCCATGGCGCGGACCTGGCGACGGTCGAGCTGGCCGTCGGGGCCGACACCTTCCGGCCGATCACGGCCGCCCGCCCCGAGGACCACGCCATGCACAGTGAGCGCTACTCGGTCCCGACCTCGACGCTGGAGGCATGTGATCGGGCCCGGCGGGTGGTGGCGGTGGGCACGACGACGGTGCGGGCGCTCGAGTCGGCGGCCGCGACCGGGGAGCTCTGCGGGCGCACGTCGCTGTTCATCCACGGCCGGTTCCCGTTCCGTGTCGTGGATGTGCTGCTGACCAACTTCCACCTCCCGCGATCGTCCTTGCTCCTGCTGGTCGACGCCTTCTGCGGGGAGCGGTGGCGAACGCTCTACGACGTCGCCCTGGCCGAGGGCTACCGGTTCCTCTCCTTTGGCGACGCCATGCTCGTGAGCCGGAGCGGAGCGGGGCGGTGA
- the yajC gene encoding preprotein translocase subunit YajC: MEILLFLPLLLILMYVLLIRPQQQRVRKQQALVSSIDVGDEVVTVSGIVGHVEAIEEDRVYIEVAPGVTIGMLRQALGRKVEHPIETDEDEFPEHDSLDDEPTGHEPPDEGGPRSGRHGRNDGPEEIAG; the protein is encoded by the coding sequence ATGGAAATCCTCCTTTTCCTGCCCCTGCTACTCATCTTGATGTACGTCCTGCTCATTCGGCCGCAGCAGCAACGCGTCCGCAAGCAGCAGGCCCTGGTCTCGTCCATCGATGTCGGTGACGAGGTCGTGACCGTCAGCGGGATCGTCGGCCACGTCGAGGCGATCGAGGAGGACCGGGTCTACATCGAGGTGGCCCCCGGCGTGACGATCGGCATGCTGCGACAGGCGCTGGGCCGCAAGGTGGAGCATCCGATCGAGACCGACGAGGACGAGTTCCCGGAGCACGATTCTCTCGACGACGAGCCCACCGGGCACGAGCCGCCCGATGAGGGGGGTCCACGCTCGGGTCGCCACGGGCGCAACGACGGCCCCGAGGAGATCGCCGGCTAG
- the secD gene encoding protein translocase subunit SecD, whose amino-acid sequence MRRPLLVWAIGTVVVCLGALGAVLGLGYAPALGLDLQGGASVTYKPAHQVPQDQLDQAISIIRNRVDALGVAEPNISREGGNIIIQLPGVKDQQRAIQLVGQTAQLFFRPVMCTAPPYTAPAPGQPAPPAGPPSCSSSAAAGQVDPTLASVPSTPKGSDTSQSNVLLPEINSTTRFVLGPAILNGSIIKNASAAVPQSGGGWQVNFTLTSSGSPKFDQLAQQNYQKQVAIELDGTVQSAPTINAQSFGGQGQITGSFNESSAKNLALILRYGALPVQLNQQTVTTVSPTLGRDSLHAGLVAGLVGLGLVMLYMIAYYRALGVIVVAGLVLTAALLWAIVSYLGHSNGLALDLSGVIGIIVSIGITVDSYVVYFERLKDEIRSGKTIRSSVDRGFRSAFRTVLAADAVSFIGAAILYWLSVGAVRGFAFYLGLSTLLDVIITYSFTRPMVVMVGRSRLFTEARWLGVARGLASTAAPEPDSAPARSRARTPV is encoded by the coding sequence GTGAGACGGCCCCTGCTGGTATGGGCCATCGGGACGGTAGTGGTCTGCCTCGGGGCGCTGGGGGCGGTGCTCGGCCTCGGCTACGCGCCGGCGCTGGGGTTGGACCTCCAGGGCGGGGCGTCGGTGACCTACAAGCCGGCCCACCAGGTCCCCCAGGACCAGCTCGACCAGGCCATCTCGATCATCCGCAACCGGGTGGACGCCCTCGGCGTGGCCGAGCCCAACATCTCCCGCGAGGGCGGCAATATCATCATCCAGCTTCCCGGCGTCAAGGACCAACAGCGGGCGATCCAGCTGGTGGGCCAGACGGCGCAGCTGTTCTTCCGTCCTGTGATGTGCACGGCCCCGCCGTACACCGCACCGGCACCGGGCCAGCCCGCTCCGCCCGCCGGGCCTCCGTCCTGTTCGTCGTCGGCCGCGGCCGGGCAGGTCGACCCAACCCTCGCCAGCGTGCCCAGTACGCCCAAGGGCAGTGACACCTCGCAGAGCAACGTGCTGTTGCCGGAGATCAACTCGACGACTCGGTTCGTCCTGGGCCCGGCCATCCTCAACGGGAGCATCATCAAGAACGCCAGCGCCGCCGTGCCCCAGAGCGGTGGCGGTTGGCAGGTCAACTTCACGCTGACCAGCTCGGGATCGCCGAAGTTCGACCAGCTCGCCCAGCAGAACTACCAGAAGCAGGTCGCCATCGAGCTCGACGGCACGGTGCAGTCGGCGCCCACGATCAATGCCCAGAGCTTCGGCGGCCAGGGTCAGATCACCGGGAGCTTCAACGAGTCGTCGGCGAAGAACCTGGCCCTCATCCTCCGTTACGGCGCCCTACCGGTCCAGCTCAACCAGCAGACCGTCACCACCGTGTCGCCCACCCTGGGCCGCGACTCGCTGCACGCGGGGTTGGTCGCCGGCCTCGTCGGGCTGGGCCTGGTCATGCTCTACATGATCGCCTACTACCGGGCCCTGGGGGTGATCGTGGTCGCCGGACTGGTCCTGACCGCCGCCCTGCTGTGGGCGATCGTGTCGTACCTGGGTCACAGCAACGGCCTCGCCCTCGACCTGTCCGGCGTGATCGGCATCATCGTGTCCATCGGTATCACCGTTGACTCGTATGTCGTCTACTTCGAGCGATTGAAAGACGAGATACGGTCCGGGAAGACCATCCGCTCGTCGGTGGACAGGGGGTTCCGCTCCGCCTTCCGTACCGTCCTGGCGGCCGACGCCGTGTCGTTCATCGGTGCCGCCATCCTGTACTGGCTGAGCGTGGGTGCCGTACGGGGCTTCGCCTTCTACCTGGGGCTCTCCACCCTGCTCGACGTCATCATCACGTACAGCTTCACCAGGCCGATGGTCGTGATGGTGGGGCGCAGCCGCCTCTTCACCGAGGCCCGGTGGCTCGGCGTGGCCAGGGGTCTGGCATCCACGGCTGCGCCCGAGCCGGATAGCGCTCCCGCCCGCAGCCGGGCGAGGACCCCGGTATGA
- the tgt gene encoding tRNA guanosine(34) transglycosylase Tgt: MAATDGAARTGSVETPRGRFTTPCFMPVGTRGSVKTLSSADLEALGVEVTLANTYHLMLRPGAELVAEMGGIHRFAAWNGHVLTDSGGYQVLSLAARVDDDGVTFRSTYDGSAHRLTPEEAVAVQGLLGADIQMALDVCPPLSSSPAALRQAVDRTVAWGRRAGQAHRRAGREGQALFGIVQGGVDEALRAESARRTVELDFAGYGIGGLSVGESRSEMLTALAPTVAELPADRPRYLMGVGDPVGLVESVAVGIDMFDCVLPTRLARHGTAMTAEGPLRLRNAAFARDADPIDPTCPCAVCGRWSRAYLRHLLVVGEVSARRLLTMHNLAWILAFVGRMRAAIGEGTLTALRAELAGQWTPQPTTSA, encoded by the coding sequence GTGGCGGCCACGGACGGGGCTGCTCGCACGGGGTCGGTGGAAACCCCCCGCGGCCGTTTCACGACGCCATGCTTCATGCCCGTCGGGACCCGCGGCAGTGTGAAGACCCTCTCCAGCGCCGACCTCGAGGCCCTCGGGGTGGAGGTCACGCTGGCCAACACCTACCACCTGATGCTGCGCCCGGGCGCCGAGCTGGTGGCCGAGATGGGCGGCATCCACCGCTTTGCCGCCTGGAACGGTCACGTGCTCACCGACTCGGGCGGCTACCAGGTCCTGTCGCTGGCAGCGAGGGTGGACGACGACGGGGTGACGTTCCGTTCCACGTACGACGGTTCGGCCCACCGGCTGACGCCCGAGGAGGCTGTGGCGGTCCAGGGCCTGCTGGGCGCCGACATCCAGATGGCCCTCGACGTGTGCCCGCCGCTGTCCTCCTCACCCGCCGCCCTTCGCCAGGCTGTCGATCGCACGGTGGCGTGGGGCCGGCGGGCGGGCCAGGCCCATCGCCGGGCGGGACGCGAGGGACAGGCCCTCTTCGGCATCGTGCAGGGTGGAGTCGACGAGGCGCTGCGGGCCGAGAGCGCCCGCCGCACCGTGGAGCTGGACTTCGCCGGGTACGGCATCGGGGGCTTATCGGTCGGCGAGTCGAGAAGCGAGATGCTCACCGCCCTGGCCCCGACCGTGGCCGAGCTGCCAGCCGACCGGCCCCGCTACCTGATGGGTGTCGGGGATCCTGTCGGCCTCGTCGAGTCGGTCGCCGTCGGCATCGACATGTTCGACTGCGTGCTGCCGACCCGGTTGGCCCGGCATGGTACGGCGATGACGGCCGAAGGTCCGCTGCGCTTGCGCAACGCGGCCTTTGCCCGGGACGCGGATCCCATCGATCCCACCTGTCCCTGTGCCGTCTGCGGACGCTGGTCGCGGGCGTACCTGCGCCACCTGTTGGTCGTCGGGGAGGTCTCCGCCCGACGACTGCTCACGATGCACAACCTGGCCTGGATCCTCGCTTTCGTGGGTCGCATGCGGGCGGCCATCGGGGAGGGGACCCTCACCGCTCTGCGGGCCGAGCTCGCCGGCCAATGGACGCCTCAGCCCACCACGTCGGCCTGA
- the secF gene encoding protein translocase subunit SecF, whose amino-acid sequence MSQRRGGVRGLGSRLYRGETAFDFVGKRWRWFLLSAVIIIVGSISLGVKGLNFGIDFKGGTSWEVVAPHVSVDQARSAVTPLGLGDATITVLGGQTLDVEANVNSGAAAHQAQVKQSVTNELASVAHVQPSQVSINDVGPTWGHEITTKAEYALLAFFLAIAFYITLRFEWKMAVAAIVAVIHDILVTAGIYSLSGLQVTPATVVAFLTILGYSLYDTIVVFDRVQENTKGLASTGRLTYTDMVNLSMNQTLMRSINTSFVALLPILSILIIGAQFLGAKPLQEFGLALFIGLASGAYSSIFIASPLLAMMKEREGRYATIRQRLSARGEAMTLLTPAAAAAARGSGSQQGALVRAGSGGGRGDRSRQAEVDGGAVTGDGGTPHEDGAAAESADGAGRRPAPTPAVRPRPSSNRGRPSAGRSSPRPRKKGKRR is encoded by the coding sequence ATGAGCCAGCGGAGGGGTGGCGTGCGTGGCCTCGGGTCGCGGCTGTACCGGGGCGAGACCGCCTTCGACTTCGTCGGCAAACGGTGGCGCTGGTTCCTGCTGTCAGCCGTGATCATCATCGTGGGGTCCATCTCCCTCGGGGTGAAGGGGCTCAACTTCGGCATCGACTTCAAGGGCGGCACCTCGTGGGAGGTGGTGGCGCCCCACGTCAGCGTCGACCAGGCCCGCTCGGCGGTGACCCCGCTCGGTCTGGGGGATGCCACGATCACGGTGCTCGGCGGCCAGACGCTCGACGTGGAGGCCAACGTCAACTCGGGCGCCGCAGCTCATCAGGCCCAGGTGAAGCAGTCCGTCACCAACGAGCTGGCGTCCGTGGCCCACGTGCAGCCGTCCCAGGTCAGCATCAACGACGTGGGCCCGACGTGGGGCCACGAGATCACGACCAAGGCCGAGTACGCGCTGTTGGCCTTCTTTCTCGCCATCGCCTTCTACATCACCCTGCGCTTCGAATGGAAGATGGCGGTGGCGGCCATCGTGGCCGTCATCCACGACATCCTCGTCACCGCCGGCATCTACTCCCTGTCGGGGTTGCAGGTCACGCCGGCCACGGTGGTCGCGTTCCTCACCATCCTGGGTTACTCGCTGTACGACACCATCGTGGTGTTCGACCGCGTCCAGGAGAACACCAAGGGCTTGGCGTCGACCGGTCGGCTCACTTACACGGACATGGTCAACCTGTCCATGAACCAGACGCTCATGCGCTCCATCAACACGTCGTTCGTGGCGCTGCTGCCCATCCTGTCGATCCTCATCATCGGAGCCCAGTTCCTCGGGGCCAAGCCCCTCCAGGAGTTCGGTCTGGCCCTGTTCATCGGCCTGGCCAGCGGGGCCTACTCGTCGATCTTCATCGCCTCGCCGCTGCTGGCCATGATGAAGGAGCGCGAGGGCCGGTACGCCACGATCCGCCAGCGGCTGAGCGCCCGGGGCGAGGCCATGACGCTGCTCACGCCGGCGGCGGCGGCAGCAGCCCGCGGGAGCGGCAGCCAGCAGGGCGCCCTGGTGCGAGCCGGATCCGGGGGCGGACGTGGGGACCGCTCCAGGCAAGCGGAGGTGGATGGTGGCGCCGTGACGGGCGATGGCGGGACCCCCCACGAGGACGGGGCGGCAGCGGAATCGGCAGATGGTGCCGGCCGACGTCCCGCCCCCACTCCCGCCGTGCGCCCCCGACCGAGCTCGAACAGAGGCCGCCCGTCGGCTGGACGCTCCTCGCCTCGCCCTCGAAAGAAGGGCAAACGCCGGTAG
- the hisS gene encoding histidine--tRNA ligase, whose translation MSQQPQAFQAPAGTRDVLAPDSSRWEALVVAFGQQVERAGYGLVLSPMFEEVGVFVRGMGAGTDVVGKEMYEFRDKGDRHLALRPEGTASIVRAFVQLRPPVVWKAWYVTPAFRYERPQAGRYRQHHQLGVEALGTEDPDLDVEVVTLASRFFAGLGLSRIELKLNSMGDGTCRPAYIDSLRAYLEKHRDALCDEHRERYAVNPLRVLDCKDEACVRVTASAPRLLESLCGPCAGHFGRVQAGLDALGVSYSIDHRLVRGFDYYTRTTFEFAAMALETAQNGVGGGGRYDGLVEALGGPPTPGIGFGIGIERLLQACDAEGAFPTPAASLDAFVVDLTGGAAARDLTDELRTARLRVDRAFDRRSARAQLKAADRSGAEVALIVGPDEASAGTVTVHWLRSERDEEQVPRPKVAKAVRDALDRARS comes from the coding sequence GTGTCCCAGCAGCCTCAAGCCTTCCAAGCGCCAGCAGGGACCCGCGACGTCCTGGCTCCTGACTCGTCCCGGTGGGAAGCCCTCGTGGTGGCGTTCGGTCAGCAGGTCGAGCGGGCCGGCTACGGACTGGTCCTGAGCCCCATGTTCGAGGAGGTCGGGGTCTTCGTGCGCGGGATGGGAGCGGGCACCGATGTGGTCGGCAAGGAGATGTACGAATTCCGGGACAAAGGCGACAGGCACCTCGCTCTTCGACCTGAGGGGACTGCCTCCATAGTCAGGGCCTTCGTCCAGCTGCGGCCGCCGGTGGTGTGGAAGGCGTGGTACGTCACGCCAGCGTTTCGCTACGAGCGTCCCCAGGCGGGGAGGTACCGCCAGCACCACCAGCTCGGAGTGGAAGCGCTCGGCACGGAGGATCCCGACCTCGACGTCGAGGTCGTGACCCTGGCGTCTCGCTTCTTCGCTGGCCTCGGGCTCTCGCGGATCGAGCTGAAGCTCAACTCGATGGGTGACGGCACCTGCCGCCCGGCGTACATCGATTCGCTGCGCGCCTACCTCGAGAAGCACCGGGACGCGCTGTGCGACGAGCACCGTGAGCGCTACGCGGTCAACCCGCTGCGGGTCCTGGACTGCAAGGACGAGGCGTGCGTGCGAGTCACGGCGAGCGCGCCCCGGCTGCTTGAGTCGCTGTGCGGACCGTGCGCCGGCCATTTCGGACGTGTCCAAGCCGGGTTGGACGCCCTCGGCGTCAGCTACTCGATCGACCACCGGCTCGTGCGCGGCTTCGACTACTACACCCGCACCACCTTCGAGTTCGCCGCCATGGCGCTCGAGACGGCTCAGAACGGCGTCGGCGGGGGCGGTCGCTACGACGGGCTGGTCGAGGCGCTCGGGGGACCGCCGACGCCTGGCATCGGCTTCGGCATCGGCATCGAGCGCCTGCTCCAGGCGTGCGATGCCGAGGGCGCCTTCCCGACGCCCGCGGCCTCGCTCGACGCGTTCGTGGTCGACCTCACGGGGGGCGCCGCCGCACGCGACCTCACCGACGAGCTGCGAACGGCCCGCCTGCGTGTCGATCGGGCGTTCGATCGGCGCTCGGCCAGGGCCCAGCTCAAGGCGGCGGATCGCTCCGGGGCGGAGGTGGCGCTCATCGTCGGTCCCGACGAGGCATCGGCCGGCACGGTGACCGTGCACTGGCTGCGCTCGGAGCGTGACGAGGAGCAGGTGCCGCGCCCCAAGGTCGCCAAGGCGGTGCGGGACGCGCTCGACCGCGCCCGCTCGTGA